In the genome of Meles meles chromosome 16, mMelMel3.1 paternal haplotype, whole genome shotgun sequence, one region contains:
- the LOC123926783 gene encoding signal-regulatory protein beta-1-like isoform X1, whose product MWAPASGPCPPPHLLLALLWGLTGVAGEAGLQVIQPDKSVSVAAGQTATLRCTVTSLFPIGPVQWFRGTGPGRELIFSFKGGHFPRVTNTSDSTRRNNTDFFICISNITPADTGTYYCVKFQKGTPDDVEFKSGPGTQVTVSAKPSPPVVLGPADRASPEQTVNFTCKSHGFSPRNIILRWFRNGNELAASQTSVDPEGNRTSYSISSTTRLVLAPGDVRSQVICEVTHVTLKGGPPLRGTVNLSEVLRVPPTLEVSQQPVSGDQVKLTCQVKKFYPQRLQLTWLENGNVSRTEMASRASNLVENKDGTFNWTSWLLVNSSAHREDVVYTCLVQHDGQPAVTRNHTLVASAHQKDQETHKIQESRPSTPFLMAVTLGPKLLLLIAVSAIYVHKNQVHDFPETRCLLPVMRTLALLSPSSFPAPLLMDMSRQSRSLEPSSVFLLYIPYSVLPSECYIQWPDRKCEAVYSGKGKEA is encoded by the exons ATGTGGGCCCCTGCCTCCGGACCGTGCCCTCCTCCTCACCTGCTGCTGGCTTTGCTGTGGGGACTCACAG GTGTGGCCGGTGAGGCGGGGCTGCAGGTGATTCAGCCTGACAAGTCAGTGTCTGTCGCAGCCGGACAGACAGCCACTCTGCGCTGCACCGTGACCTCCCTGTTCCCCATAGGGCCGGTTCAGTGGTTCAGGGGGACAGGGCCAGGCCGGGAGTTAATCTTCAGTTTCAAAGGAGGCCACTTCCCCCGAGTAACAAATACTTCAGACTCCACAAGGAGAAACAACACGGACTTTTTCATCTGCATCAGTAACATCACCCCAGCAGACACTGGAACCTACTACTGTGTGAAGTTCCAGAAAGGGACCCCTGATGATGTGGAGTTTAAGTCTGGACCAGGCACCCAGGTCACTGTGAGCG CCAAACCCTCTCCCCCCGTGGTGTTGGGCCCCGCGGACAGGGCCTCGCCGGAGCAGACAGTGAACTTCACCTGCAAGTCCCACGGCTTCTCCCCCAGAAACATCATCCTGAGATGGTTCAGAAACGGGAATGAGCTGGCAGCCTCCCAGACCAGCGTGGACCCAGAGGGAAACAGAACGTCCTACAGCATCTCCAGCACAACCAGGCTGGTGCTGGCCCCGGGGGACGTTCGCTCCCAGGTCATCTGCGAGGTGACCCATGTGACTCTGAAGGGCGGCCCTCCTCTTCGTGGGACTGTCAACCTGTCTGAGGTCCTCCGAG TTCCGCCCACCTTGGAGGTTTCCCAGCAGCCTGTGTCAGGGGACCAGGTGAAGCTCACTTGCCAAGTGAAGAAGTTCTACCCCCAGCGCCTCCAGCTGACCTGGTTGGAGAACGGCAATGTGTCCCGAACAGAAATGGCCTCAAGGGCCTCGAACCTCGTAGAGAACAAGGATGGGACCTTTAACTGGACGAGCTGGCTCCTGGTGAACTCGTCTGCCCACagggaagatgtggtgtacacctGCCTGGTGCAGCACGACGGGCAGCCTGCGGTCACCAGAAACCATACCCTTGTGGCCTCTGCCCACCAGAAGGACCAGGAAACCCATAAAATCCAGG AGTCAAGGCCATCTACTCCATTCCTGATGGCTGTCACCCTGGGCCCGAAGCTGCTGCTGCTCATTGCTGTCTCTGCCATCTATGTCCACAAGAACCAAGTGCACGATT TCCCAGAGACAAGATGCCTCCTCCCTGTGATGCGAACACTGGCTCTTCTGTCACCTTCATCCTTCCCAGCCCCACTGCTCATGGACATGAGCCGGCAGTCGAGAAGCCTGGAGCCATCCTCGGTTTTCTTACTTTATATCCCATATTCAGTTCTGCCTTCAGAATGCTACATCCAGTGGCCAGATCGTAAATGTGAAGCAGTCTactcagggaaaggaaaagaagcctGA
- the LOC123926783 gene encoding signal-regulatory protein beta-1-like isoform X4, producing MWAPASGPCPPPHLLLALLWGLTGVAGEAGLQVIQPDKSVSVAAGQTATLRCTVTSLFPIGPVQWFRGTGPGRELIFSFKGGHFPRVTNTSDSTRRNNTDFFICISNITPADTGTYYCVKFQKGTPDDVEFKSGPGTQVTVSAKPSPPVVLGPADRASPEQTVNFTCKSHGFSPRNIILRWFRNGNELAASQTSVDPEGNRTSYSISSTTRLVLAPGDVRSQVICEVTHVTLKGGPPLRGTVNLSEVLRVPPTLEVSQQPVSGDQVKLTCQVKKFYPQRLQLTWLENGNVSRTEMASRASNLVENKDGTFNWTSWLLVNSSAHREDVVYTCLVQHDGQPAVTRNHTLVASAHQKDQETHKIQESRPSTPFLMAVTLGPKLLLLIAVSAIYVHKNQVHDCVPGGK from the exons ATGTGGGCCCCTGCCTCCGGACCGTGCCCTCCTCCTCACCTGCTGCTGGCTTTGCTGTGGGGACTCACAG GTGTGGCCGGTGAGGCGGGGCTGCAGGTGATTCAGCCTGACAAGTCAGTGTCTGTCGCAGCCGGACAGACAGCCACTCTGCGCTGCACCGTGACCTCCCTGTTCCCCATAGGGCCGGTTCAGTGGTTCAGGGGGACAGGGCCAGGCCGGGAGTTAATCTTCAGTTTCAAAGGAGGCCACTTCCCCCGAGTAACAAATACTTCAGACTCCACAAGGAGAAACAACACGGACTTTTTCATCTGCATCAGTAACATCACCCCAGCAGACACTGGAACCTACTACTGTGTGAAGTTCCAGAAAGGGACCCCTGATGATGTGGAGTTTAAGTCTGGACCAGGCACCCAGGTCACTGTGAGCG CCAAACCCTCTCCCCCCGTGGTGTTGGGCCCCGCGGACAGGGCCTCGCCGGAGCAGACAGTGAACTTCACCTGCAAGTCCCACGGCTTCTCCCCCAGAAACATCATCCTGAGATGGTTCAGAAACGGGAATGAGCTGGCAGCCTCCCAGACCAGCGTGGACCCAGAGGGAAACAGAACGTCCTACAGCATCTCCAGCACAACCAGGCTGGTGCTGGCCCCGGGGGACGTTCGCTCCCAGGTCATCTGCGAGGTGACCCATGTGACTCTGAAGGGCGGCCCTCCTCTTCGTGGGACTGTCAACCTGTCTGAGGTCCTCCGAG TTCCGCCCACCTTGGAGGTTTCCCAGCAGCCTGTGTCAGGGGACCAGGTGAAGCTCACTTGCCAAGTGAAGAAGTTCTACCCCCAGCGCCTCCAGCTGACCTGGTTGGAGAACGGCAATGTGTCCCGAACAGAAATGGCCTCAAGGGCCTCGAACCTCGTAGAGAACAAGGATGGGACCTTTAACTGGACGAGCTGGCTCCTGGTGAACTCGTCTGCCCACagggaagatgtggtgtacacctGCCTGGTGCAGCACGACGGGCAGCCTGCGGTCACCAGAAACCATACCCTTGTGGCCTCTGCCCACCAGAAGGACCAGGAAACCCATAAAATCCAGG AGTCAAGGCCATCTACTCCATTCCTGATGGCTGTCACCCTGGGCCCGAAGCTGCTGCTGCTCATTGCTGTCTCTGCCATCTATGTCCACAAGAACCAAGTGCACGATT GTGTCCCAGGAGGAAAATAG